The following proteins come from a genomic window of Chlamydiales bacterium:
- a CDS encoding insulinase family protein — MNKILIILLLFTPGFCYEILEDKSALKIETPVLSQRKTRKIRLENQLEALLISDPYTKESGAALAIAVGSWDDPENRPGMAHFVEHMLFLGTEKYPEEEGYSRYLNENGGSRNAFTMADRTVYMFSLNNKGFSEALDRFGQFFIAPLFNHSGIKRESKAIHQEFCKDLSLDPWRLLYVKKELANNHHPFHQFCIGNHDTLLDISKNELNTWYQSHYSAHLMHLVVYASEELDSLENQVVDIFSKIKNNNLSPLSFSEPLLQSDQLGKIVFINPIQDLQVLEMSWEVPQFFGKDLEYHTDKLISHVLGHEGNTSLLNQLKQENLAESLSSGNMKAGKDQSLFTLSIHLTKHGVQNYETVIERCFQAIANLRKAGIPHYLFDEIILLEKLKYRFQSREKVFELVSDLATQLIDEPIETFPDQTLFPHRYNPDRIRNFIDYLTPHRCQFTLIASPDLTKQKMTLKEKWMGVDYTVHPIEKEKIEKWALSNTHSCISIPRPNPFLPESMKIDGIVEDETSLPIPYLIIDSPKGKIYECKDTRYLVPEISWSFNIKTPIVSAVNPTYLALADLYCHAVNEYLNSTAYEAMLAGLHYSLKTAQNQIELRLTGYIDKLDILLDKILSTMKTIQLSNEQFLIYQDQLMREYFNQANINPLKQGSELLSSILYKNYAGLNERITALKKIDFDQFNLFCNQLFEKVYIEGMLYGNRANTIVWKMFETYLPGKPFPLDDHPKKELLGLPSHESPSFLILNGQHPANALILTVDCGTFTFKRGAAQEILSKGLEEPFFTELRTRQQTAYLVANWSQEIERHLYTFFAIQSSSHDNRDLLARFELFLESTMQHLKESVIPKERFKSIQTALIQKLEYPAESLSKMGEILHTLAFDYDGEFEWLERRKEAIAELTYEEFLNYTSTCLGKDNLHRLAIFVNAPHPLKGGLLYKEIIHPKEICNPVKIRSSSDLFP; from the coding sequence ATGAATAAGATACTAATAATCCTGCTTCTATTTACTCCGGGTTTTTGTTATGAAATTCTTGAAGATAAATCAGCTCTAAAAATAGAAACCCCAGTGCTATCTCAAAGAAAAACTCGAAAAATTCGATTAGAGAATCAACTCGAGGCTCTTTTGATTTCCGATCCTTATACCAAAGAATCAGGGGCTGCATTAGCTATTGCTGTTGGAAGCTGGGATGATCCCGAAAATCGCCCTGGAATGGCACATTTTGTGGAACATATGCTTTTTCTTGGAACAGAAAAATACCCAGAAGAAGAGGGATATAGCCGTTATCTCAATGAAAATGGAGGATCAAGAAATGCTTTTACTATGGCTGATCGTACAGTGTATATGTTTTCGCTGAACAATAAAGGATTTTCAGAAGCCCTTGATCGTTTTGGACAATTTTTTATTGCTCCTCTTTTTAACCATTCTGGTATCAAGCGTGAATCAAAAGCTATCCATCAAGAATTTTGTAAAGACCTGTCACTTGATCCTTGGCGACTCTTATATGTAAAAAAAGAATTAGCAAATAATCACCATCCTTTTCATCAATTTTGCATTGGCAATCACGATACATTATTAGATATTTCAAAAAATGAATTAAATACATGGTATCAATCTCACTATAGCGCTCATCTGATGCATCTAGTAGTATATGCTTCAGAAGAACTAGATTCTCTAGAAAATCAAGTTGTAGATATTTTTTCAAAAATTAAAAATAATAACCTTTCTCCCCTCTCTTTTTCCGAACCTCTTCTCCAATCAGATCAGTTAGGCAAAATAGTCTTTATTAATCCGATACAAGATTTGCAGGTGTTAGAAATGAGTTGGGAAGTCCCTCAATTTTTTGGGAAAGATCTTGAATACCACACTGATAAACTAATTAGTCATGTTCTTGGCCATGAAGGAAACACAAGCTTACTCAATCAACTCAAACAAGAAAACTTAGCAGAATCTCTTAGCTCAGGAAATATGAAAGCGGGAAAAGACCAAAGTTTATTTACCCTTTCAATCCATTTAACAAAACATGGAGTGCAAAATTATGAAACAGTGATCGAGCGCTGTTTCCAAGCGATTGCAAATTTACGTAAAGCAGGAATTCCTCACTATTTATTCGACGAAATCATTCTATTAGAAAAACTAAAATATAGATTTCAATCACGAGAAAAAGTTTTCGAACTTGTGAGTGATTTAGCTACGCAACTCATTGATGAACCGATAGAGACTTTCCCAGACCAAACACTTTTCCCACATCGATATAATCCAGATAGGATTCGAAATTTCATAGACTATCTTACTCCTCATCGTTGTCAATTCACCCTAATTGCCTCGCCTGATTTGACAAAACAAAAAATGACACTAAAAGAAAAATGGATGGGAGTGGATTATACAGTGCATCCTATTGAAAAGGAAAAAATTGAAAAATGGGCATTATCCAACACACATTCTTGTATTTCTATTCCCCGACCCAACCCATTTTTACCTGAATCAATGAAAATTGATGGAATAGTAGAAGATGAAACATCTTTACCTATCCCCTATTTGATTATTGATTCTCCAAAAGGCAAAATTTATGAATGTAAAGACACACGCTATCTTGTTCCTGAAATTTCTTGGTCTTTTAACATAAAAACTCCTATTGTCTCTGCAGTTAATCCGACTTATCTCGCTTTAGCTGATCTTTATTGTCACGCAGTGAATGAATACCTCAATTCCACCGCTTATGAAGCAATGCTTGCTGGCCTCCACTATTCACTTAAAACCGCACAAAATCAAATTGAACTTAGACTAACTGGATATATTGATAAGCTAGATATTCTGCTCGATAAAATTCTCTCTACCATGAAAACGATTCAACTATCTAATGAACAATTTCTTATCTATCAAGACCAACTCATGCGAGAGTATTTTAATCAAGCCAATATTAATCCCTTAAAACAAGGAAGTGAACTACTTTCAAGTATTTTATATAAAAACTATGCTGGCTTGAATGAAAGAATTACTGCTTTGAAAAAAATAGATTTTGATCAGTTTAACTTATTTTGCAATCAACTATTTGAAAAGGTTTATATAGAAGGGATGCTTTATGGTAATAGAGCCAATACAATCGTTTGGAAAATGTTCGAAACATACTTGCCAGGCAAGCCATTTCCTCTAGACGATCATCCAAAAAAGGAATTATTAGGACTACCTAGTCATGAATCTCCTTCTTTTCTTATTTTAAACGGTCAACATCCTGCAAATGCATTAATTTTAACTGTTGATTGTGGAACATTTACATTTAAAAGAGGTGCTGCTCAAGAAATTCTCTCAAAAGGGCTCGAAGAACCATTTTTCACCGAACTACGTACACGCCAACAAACTGCCTACTTAGTAGCAAATTGGTCACAAGAAATTGAACGTCATCTTTACACCTTTTTTGCCATCCAATCAAGCTCTCACGATAATCGAGATCTTCTAGCACGTTTTGAACTTTTTCTTGAATCAACTATGCAACATCTCAAAGAAAGTGTGATTCCAAAAGAGCGATTTAAATCCATTCAAACTGCTTTGATTCAAAAACTAGAATATCCAGCAGAAAGTCTTTCTAAAATGGGTGAAATACTCCATACACTTGCTTTTGATTATGATGGTGAATTTGAATGGCTAGAAAGACGCAAAGAAGCTATTGCAGAACTCACTTATGAGGAGTTTCTTAACTATACCTCTACCTGTCTTGGTAAAGACAACCTTCATCGATTAGCAATTTTCGTCAATGCTCCTCATCCTTTAAAAGGAGGACTGTTATATAAAGAAATTATCCATCCTAAAGAGATTTGTAATCCCGTCAAGATCAGATCTTCATCTGATCTATTTCCTTAG
- a CDS encoding proline--tRNA ligase, which yields MRRTDLFSKTFKESPSDAEAISHQLLERGGYIKRIGKGIYIHTPLMLRVIKKLLKIIRYELDKTGAQELAFPMLHPAHYWKKSGRWDDYISENLLYTIQDREGHPYCLAPTHEEISVALASSWITSYRDLPCNLYQIGNKFRDEIRTRFGLIRGKEFLMKDGYSFSSNPEEMEKQYQAMRLAYSNILNHLELKFIINQAHGGKIGKGKSEEFQVIADIGEDVIMTCGAYAVNVEAADSIPPTYSYDTILKEKKILKTPDIKTIQELTTYLKVDSQKILKTLVYKLIYSDRKEYIAIGIRGDRQVNQRKLEEKFGALDVLLATEDEVKKVANLPLGFIGPLKSKLPFYADKTTEAMTNFICAGNKKNIHYLNVNWEYDLPKPNFDDFLLAEEGDLCPNVPTGVYQSQRGIEVGHIFNIGTKYTEKLGGFYRSEHGEMEPIWMGTYGIGIDRLAAACVEQSHDTKGIIWPKVIAPFQIMITAAHHKETSLNQIAENLYTILSPFDPLIDDRKERLGFKLKDSDLIGIPYKMIVGKKYTDEGKIEIESRLGSKEWLSIEELENWAQKNLNV from the coding sequence ATGAGAAGAACTGATCTTTTTTCTAAAACATTCAAAGAATCTCCAAGTGATGCTGAAGCTATTTCGCATCAACTCCTTGAAAGAGGAGGATATATTAAAAGAATTGGGAAAGGTATTTATATACATACTCCTCTGATGTTGCGAGTGATTAAAAAGCTTCTTAAAATTATCCGATATGAGCTTGATAAGACTGGAGCTCAGGAGCTTGCGTTCCCGATGTTACATCCTGCTCATTATTGGAAAAAAAGTGGACGTTGGGATGATTATATATCTGAAAATCTCCTATATACGATTCAAGATCGCGAAGGGCATCCTTATTGTCTAGCACCAACTCATGAAGAGATTTCCGTTGCTCTTGCCTCCAGTTGGATTACTAGTTATAGGGATCTGCCATGCAATCTCTATCAGATTGGAAATAAATTTCGTGACGAAATCCGTACTCGATTTGGATTAATAAGGGGAAAAGAGTTTTTGATGAAAGATGGGTACTCATTTTCTTCCAATCCTGAAGAAATGGAGAAACAGTACCAGGCAATGCGCCTTGCTTATTCAAATATTTTAAACCATTTAGAACTTAAATTTATCATCAATCAAGCCCATGGTGGAAAAATTGGAAAAGGAAAATCTGAAGAATTTCAAGTTATTGCTGATATCGGTGAAGATGTGATTATGACTTGTGGAGCTTATGCAGTGAATGTTGAAGCAGCTGATTCTATTCCTCCTACCTATTCATACGATACAATTTTAAAAGAAAAAAAAATCCTAAAAACTCCTGATATAAAAACGATTCAAGAACTTACGACCTATTTAAAAGTTGATTCACAGAAAATCTTAAAAACTCTTGTTTATAAGCTCATCTATTCTGATAGAAAGGAGTATATTGCCATTGGAATCAGGGGAGATCGTCAAGTCAATCAACGTAAATTAGAAGAAAAATTTGGAGCTCTTGATGTTCTTCTTGCAACTGAAGATGAAGTGAAAAAGGTTGCGAATCTTCCTCTTGGATTTATTGGGCCTTTGAAATCTAAGCTCCCTTTCTATGCTGATAAAACAACTGAAGCGATGACAAATTTTATTTGTGCTGGGAACAAAAAAAATATTCACTACCTCAATGTGAATTGGGAATATGATTTACCTAAGCCAAATTTTGATGATTTTCTACTTGCAGAAGAGGGGGATCTCTGCCCTAATGTTCCAACAGGGGTCTATCAATCTCAACGAGGAATTGAAGTCGGGCATATCTTCAATATTGGCACTAAGTATACAGAAAAACTCGGAGGATTCTATCGTAGTGAACACGGTGAGATGGAACCTATCTGGATGGGAACCTATGGCATTGGAATTGATCGTTTAGCAGCTGCGTGCGTAGAACAATCCCATGATACGAAGGGCATTATCTGGCCAAAAGTGATTGCGCCTTTTCAAATTATGATTACTGCTGCACATCATAAAGAGACTTCTCTTAATCAAATTGCTGAAAATCTCTACACTATTCTTTCTCCTTTTGATCCTCTAATTGATGACCGAAAAGAAAGACTTGGTTTTAAATTAAAGGACAGTGATCTTATTGGCATTCCCTATAAAATGATTGTTGGCAAAAAGTATACAGATGAAGGGAAAATTGAGATTGAGTCAAGGCTAGGAAGCAAAGAATGGCTCTCTATAGAAGAATTAGAGAATTGGGCTCAAAAAAATCTCAATGTTTGA
- the hrcA gene encoding heat-inducible transcriptional repressor HrcA — translation MIKKSSKKESRAFSVLIGLIELYLKTGKSIGSNTLKESGFQGLSSATIRNYFVEMEKQGLLHQPHSSGGRIPTNEAFRLYAQEALFSLDSASELEKEYEEPEVSESRDLTRFLQKNAEKLSELTGYAVFFSSVRFDYDFIQDIKLVNVNNDRLLCVMITDFGQILTEILPLNKKLSLFSIKKIESQIQWRIKGGKKPNDLTEEEKIIAQNYSNEIMVRYLVRYSNFSDEDIFRTGFSTLLSYPEFNDPIALATGLSLFENPSHMRLLLSDCVRTGCLRYWIGSDLTPYAAAAEGCSVIAIPYRVGETIAGAIGILGPCRMPYRKLFGTMQLFSKNLSNSLKKSFLKFKISLRHPRSIAPYIKQTAQHLLEIKE, via the coding sequence ATGATCAAAAAATCATCAAAGAAAGAGTCTCGAGCCTTTAGTGTTTTAATAGGATTGATTGAACTTTACCTAAAAACAGGAAAGTCTATTGGATCGAATACTTTAAAAGAAAGTGGCTTTCAAGGATTGAGTTCAGCTACAATTCGTAATTATTTTGTTGAAATGGAAAAACAAGGACTTCTACATCAACCACATTCTTCAGGAGGGCGAATTCCTACAAATGAAGCGTTTAGATTATACGCTCAAGAAGCGCTCTTTTCCTTAGATTCAGCCTCGGAATTGGAAAAAGAATACGAAGAACCCGAAGTGAGTGAATCTCGTGACTTGACACGTTTTTTGCAAAAAAATGCTGAAAAATTAAGTGAACTTACAGGATATGCCGTCTTTTTCTCGTCAGTGCGTTTTGACTATGACTTTATTCAGGATATTAAGCTTGTTAATGTCAATAATGACCGACTACTTTGTGTTATGATTACTGATTTTGGACAAATTCTTACAGAAATTCTTCCTTTAAATAAAAAACTCAGTTTATTTTCAATAAAAAAAATTGAATCACAAATTCAATGGCGCATTAAAGGTGGGAAAAAACCTAATGATCTGACTGAAGAAGAAAAAATCATCGCACAAAACTATTCTAATGAAATTATGGTCCGTTACCTGGTTCGGTATTCTAACTTTAGTGACGAAGATATTTTTAGAACAGGTTTTTCGACCCTCCTTTCCTACCCAGAATTTAATGATCCGATTGCTCTTGCAACAGGCCTATCACTTTTTGAAAATCCATCCCATATGCGACTTCTTTTAAGTGACTGTGTTCGGACAGGTTGTTTACGTTATTGGATTGGAAGCGACCTCACTCCCTATGCTGCAGCTGCAGAAGGCTGTTCTGTTATTGCTATTCCCTATCGTGTAGGAGAAACAATTGCTGGAGCGATTGGAATTTTAGGGCCTTGTCGAATGCCTTACCGAAAATTATTTGGAACTATGCAACTATTCTCTAAGAATTTAAGTAACTCTTTGAAAAAGAGCTTTCTAAAATTTAAAATTTCTCTCCGTCATCCAAGAAGCATAGCACCTTATATCAAACAGACAGCACAACATTTATTGGAAATCAAGGAGTAA
- the grpE gene encoding nucleotide exchange factor GrpE, whose product MSEEKNQQLREKIKEENTESLPQEEIEELKKHLKEAQEKYLRVLADSENARKRMQKEREDLTKYAVENILSDFLHPLDNLEKALEFAENMSEEVQNWAAGFKMLLGQFQQILSNHGVEQYRSIGESFDPHLHEAVEMEETADYKPGVIIEEFVRGYKIGNRPIRVARVKVTKAPPVNKKDIDTKQEG is encoded by the coding sequence ATGTCTGAAGAGAAAAATCAACAACTGAGAGAAAAGATAAAAGAAGAGAACACAGAAAGCCTACCACAAGAAGAAATAGAAGAGCTAAAAAAACATCTAAAAGAAGCTCAAGAAAAATATTTACGAGTACTAGCCGATTCAGAAAACGCTCGTAAGAGAATGCAGAAAGAAAGAGAAGATTTAACTAAGTATGCAGTTGAAAATATTCTCTCTGACTTTCTACATCCTTTAGACAATCTTGAAAAAGCATTAGAATTTGCTGAAAACATGTCTGAAGAAGTACAGAATTGGGCTGCTGGATTCAAAATGCTTTTAGGCCAGTTTCAACAAATTCTTAGTAATCATGGTGTTGAACAATATCGTTCGATTGGAGAGTCTTTTGATCCTCATTTACATGAAGCAGTAGAAATGGAAGAAACCGCAGATTACAAACCGGGAGTGATTATAGAAGAATTTGTTCGTGGCTATAAGATAGGAAATCGTCCTATACGCGTTGCCCGTGTAAAAGTGACAAAAGCTCCCCCTGTCAATAAAAAAGATATAGATACAAAACAAGAAGGATAG
- the dnaK gene encoding molecular chaperone DnaK: MAQKKGKIIGIDLGTTNSCVAVMEGGQAKVIASAEGGRTTPSVVAFKGDERLVGIPAKRQAVTNPDRTLCSTKRFIGRKYGEVESEIKTVPFKVTSNDRGDAVFEVDGKKLTPEEIGAQILIKMKETAEAYLGEKVTEAVVTVPAYFNDSQRASTRDAGRIAGLDVKRIIPEPTAAALAYGLDKSGDKKIAVFDLGGGTFDISILEIGEGVFEVLATNGDTHLGGDDFDNAIIGWMLDEFQKEQEIDLSKDKMALQRLRDAAEKAKIELSGVPSTEINQPFITMDASGPKHLSLTLTRSKLESLTHGLIEQIREPCLKALKDAGMTPDQVHDVLLVGGMSRMPAVQNLVKEIFKRDPHKGVNPDEVVALGAAIQGGVLGGDVKDVLLLDVIPLTLGIETLGGVMTPLVERNTTIPTQRKQVFSTAEDNQRAVSIHVLQGERPMAKDNKQIGSFDLTDIPPAPRGVPQIEVCFDVDANGILHVSAKDQSSGKEQKIRIEAASGLRDEDIKQMVKDAELHKEEDLKRKKEIETKNEADSLAFQAEKSLKDHKDKIPDTVSKDVQAKIDAVREALKGNDLEKIASAKNDLNHEMQKIGEAMKTNAMNQKTSPQSEGKTAHPQSKKEEEKIEDAEVEVIEDEEKK; encoded by the coding sequence ATGGCACAAAAGAAAGGAAAAATTATTGGAATCGATCTTGGAACGACTAACTCCTGCGTTGCAGTGATGGAAGGAGGTCAAGCTAAAGTTATTGCTTCTGCTGAAGGTGGTCGTACTACACCTTCCGTGGTTGCCTTCAAAGGTGATGAACGGTTGGTAGGAATTCCTGCAAAACGGCAAGCTGTCACTAATCCCGACCGAACTCTTTGCTCTACAAAGCGCTTCATTGGACGCAAATATGGTGAAGTCGAGTCTGAAATTAAAACTGTACCATTTAAAGTAACCTCTAATGATAGAGGAGATGCTGTTTTTGAGGTTGATGGAAAAAAACTGACACCCGAAGAGATTGGAGCCCAAATTCTTATTAAAATGAAAGAGACAGCTGAGGCCTATTTAGGAGAAAAAGTCACTGAAGCTGTTGTCACAGTACCTGCTTATTTTAATGATTCACAACGTGCTTCAACACGAGATGCAGGACGTATTGCTGGCTTGGATGTCAAACGGATTATTCCTGAACCAACAGCTGCTGCCCTTGCTTACGGCCTTGATAAAAGTGGAGATAAAAAAATTGCAGTTTTTGACCTAGGAGGAGGGACCTTCGATATTTCCATCCTTGAAATTGGAGAAGGAGTGTTTGAAGTACTTGCTACTAACGGAGATACTCATCTCGGTGGAGATGATTTTGATAATGCTATTATTGGGTGGATGCTTGATGAATTTCAAAAAGAACAAGAAATTGATCTTAGTAAAGACAAAATGGCTTTACAACGCCTAAGAGATGCAGCAGAAAAAGCAAAAATTGAACTTTCTGGGGTTCCTTCTACAGAGATTAATCAACCATTTATTACGATGGATGCAAGTGGTCCAAAACATTTATCTCTGACGCTTACACGTTCTAAATTAGAATCATTGACCCATGGACTGATCGAACAAATACGTGAACCTTGTCTAAAAGCTTTAAAAGATGCGGGTATGACACCTGATCAAGTACATGATGTATTACTTGTAGGCGGAATGTCACGTATGCCTGCTGTGCAAAATTTGGTAAAAGAAATTTTTAAACGTGATCCTCATAAAGGAGTCAATCCTGATGAAGTAGTTGCACTTGGCGCTGCGATTCAAGGAGGGGTTCTTGGTGGAGATGTGAAAGATGTTTTACTACTTGATGTGATTCCTCTAACCCTGGGAATTGAAACACTTGGCGGTGTCATGACTCCTCTTGTAGAAAGAAACACCACTATTCCAACTCAAAGAAAACAAGTCTTTTCAACTGCTGAAGATAATCAAAGAGCTGTTTCAATACATGTTCTTCAAGGAGAACGTCCTATGGCAAAAGACAATAAACAAATTGGTTCTTTTGATTTGACTGATATTCCTCCTGCACCACGTGGTGTGCCTCAAATTGAAGTATGTTTCGATGTTGATGCGAATGGAATTCTTCACGTTTCTGCAAAAGATCAATCTTCTGGAAAAGAACAAAAAATTCGTATTGAAGCTGCATCTGGTCTACGTGATGAAGATATCAAACAGATGGTTAAAGATGCAGAACTTCATAAAGAAGAAGATCTTAAAAGAAAAAAAGAAATTGAGACGAAAAATGAAGCGGATAGCCTGGCTTTTCAAGCTGAAAAATCTCTCAAAGATCACAAGGATAAAATTCCTGATACAGTCTCTAAAGATGTACAAGCTAAAATTGATGCGGTACGTGAGGCTCTAAAAGGCAATGATCTTGAAAAAATTGCTTCTGCAAAAAATGATCTCAATCATGAGATGCAAAAAATTGGCGAAGCAATGAAAACAAATGCTATGAATCAAAAAACTTCTCCTCAATCTGAAGGAAAAACAGCTCATCCTCAATCAAAAAAAGAGGAAGAAAAAATTGAAGATGCTGAGGTTGAAGTGATCGAAGATGAAGAAAAAAAATAA
- a CDS encoding site-2 protease family protein, with protein MTVLYFILAVVLLGILVFIHELGHYFVAKKMGMNVETFGIGFGRPILKWRWQNVDWQIGWLPFGGFVKIAGMEFGKKEKEGFQEPYEIPNGFFSKAPWRRMVVAIAGPLANFILAFLIFLAIWATGGRNKPFSEFTQIVGWVDPKSEIYALGVRPGDILTEYNGKTFTNSKDLIYASMLSGKETTISGYHIEHSHGNKVPFTYTVQNYPFVVSSEEILTTGVTASARYLIYDEFPGHIPNSITEKSPMIESGIRNQDQLIWADGEILFSIDQLSYILNSQKALLTVQRGNDIFLSRQPRVFAGDLILPIYVQNELIDWQYEADLKGQWQNLYVLPYIVNSEGYIENFLGFIDQENALQAFPSYSQSSSLEKKLEPGDRILAIDSYPVEDGYVILKHLQRHQVQLMVKSGVPIDVNTSWKNEDKEFEEHLDYNAIQRLAQQVGILGSERTFKNLRLLNPIKPKPIQEIIFSEDARERANHKFDKEKERLEAIHDQEKRIEALDYLENAQKRLLLGINLQDRIVNYNPNPFIMFGHVFTETYLTLKALVMGYLHPKWISGPVGIIQVIHRGWEMGIPEALFWIAAVSINLGFLNLLPIPVLDGGYICLALWEQITRKRLKAKTMERLIIPFVVLLIGLLIFLTFQDISRLF; from the coding sequence ATGACAGTACTATACTTCATCCTCGCAGTGGTTTTGCTTGGAATTTTGGTTTTTATTCATGAGCTAGGTCACTATTTTGTTGCCAAAAAAATGGGAATGAATGTTGAGACTTTTGGAATTGGCTTTGGACGTCCAATTCTAAAATGGCGTTGGCAAAATGTAGATTGGCAAATTGGTTGGTTACCTTTTGGGGGATTTGTAAAAATTGCTGGAATGGAATTTGGAAAAAAAGAAAAAGAGGGATTTCAGGAACCTTATGAAATCCCAAATGGATTTTTTTCAAAAGCTCCTTGGCGTCGTATGGTTGTTGCTATTGCTGGACCTCTTGCAAATTTTATTCTAGCTTTTCTCATTTTTTTAGCTATCTGGGCAACAGGTGGACGTAATAAACCCTTCTCAGAATTTACTCAAATTGTTGGATGGGTAGACCCTAAATCTGAAATATATGCCTTAGGAGTACGTCCTGGAGATATCTTAACTGAGTATAATGGGAAAACATTTACAAATTCTAAAGATCTCATTTATGCCTCAATGCTGAGTGGCAAAGAAACGACCATTTCGGGTTATCACATTGAACATAGTCACGGAAATAAAGTTCCTTTTACTTACACTGTACAGAATTATCCATTTGTAGTCTCTTCTGAAGAGATTTTAACAACTGGAGTGACAGCTAGTGCGCGTTATCTTATCTATGATGAGTTTCCAGGTCACATACCTAACTCTATTACTGAGAAATCGCCGATGATAGAGAGTGGTATTCGTAATCAAGACCAGTTGATTTGGGCAGATGGAGAAATACTTTTTTCTATTGATCAACTCAGTTATATCTTGAATAGCCAAAAAGCGCTTTTAACAGTTCAAAGGGGAAATGACATTTTTTTAAGTCGGCAACCTCGAGTATTTGCAGGTGATTTAATTCTGCCTATTTATGTACAAAATGAGTTGATTGATTGGCAATACGAGGCGGATCTTAAGGGACAATGGCAAAATTTATATGTATTACCTTATATTGTCAATAGTGAGGGGTATATAGAAAATTTTCTTGGATTTATTGATCAAGAAAATGCACTTCAAGCTTTTCCTTCATATTCCCAATCGAGCTCTCTTGAAAAGAAACTTGAACCTGGAGACCGTATTTTAGCAATTGATAGTTATCCTGTAGAAGATGGCTATGTAATTCTAAAGCATTTACAGAGGCATCAAGTTCAGCTTATGGTTAAAAGTGGAGTGCCTATTGATGTGAACACTTCCTGGAAAAATGAGGATAAAGAATTTGAAGAACATCTTGATTACAATGCCATTCAAAGGCTTGCTCAGCAGGTAGGGATTTTAGGGTCAGAAAGAACTTTCAAGAACTTGAGATTACTTAATCCTATTAAACCAAAGCCCATTCAAGAGATTATCTTTTCAGAAGATGCACGTGAACGTGCAAATCATAAGTTTGATAAGGAAAAGGAACGTTTAGAAGCAATTCATGACCAGGAAAAACGTATCGAAGCGCTTGATTATCTAGAAAATGCTCAAAAACGACTGCTTCTTGGCATTAATCTGCAAGATCGAATTGTAAATTATAATCCCAATCCCTTTATAATGTTTGGTCATGTATTTACAGAAACATATTTAACTTTGAAAGCACTTGTGATGGGATATTTACATCCAAAATGGATCAGTGGACCAGTGGGAATTATACAAGTGATTCATCGTGGTTGGGAAATGGGAATTCCTGAAGCACTCTTTTGGATTGCGGCAGTTAGTATCAATCTTGGCTTTCTAAATTTATTACCAATCCCAGTTCTTGATGGAGGTTATATCTGCCTTGCTTTATGGGAGCAGATCACTCGTAAGCGTTTAAAAGCTAAAACAATGGAGAGATTAATTATTCCTTTTGTTGTGCTTTTAATCGGACTATTAATTTTTCTGACATTTCAGGATATTTCACGTTTATTTTAA